In Legionella sp. PATHC035, a genomic segment contains:
- a CDS encoding MHYT domain-containing protein yields the protein MDTFSEWFQTTPIPVDVITGHYDVKLVILSYIIAVFASYVALNLVGRLRATKNKHARTYWLAGGAFAMGAGIWSMHFVGMLAFIMPMPMEYDLSWTAASLIVAILASALALFILQKKDYSLLHFALGGFIVGLAISSMHYMGMEAMKVHVTIHYLPTLFFLSILIGIAAAEAAIWLALESNYGSSKRQFNLKIISSLLMGLAICGMHYTGMSAAVFTPNLSHVMINENAGIQPSYLAFFIAGVSGLICALALTVSNYYKKMVTAISNEKEFLNAMLDNLEDGIIACNAEGRITVLNHTIQKYINSDKSNKNINNILDYFSLYTTNNNPINPEDFPLKRALNGERVRAVELLMHIKNNGIRNVVIDGQKIINSEGKNLGAVIVIHDVTDLKQTERLKNEFVSIVSHELRTPLTSIRGSLGLLVSGVMGKFPEKIMKLLAIANNNCERLLLLINDILDIEKIEAGKMDFELKVTSLNEIVQESIDVNKMYADKFGVQIELIPPEKEYLVTVDSGRLMQVLANLVSNACKFSYEKEKITLSIQQIDSSVRVSITNKGTGISPEFQHRIFQKFSQGDSSTTRGKGGTGLGLNISKTIIEKMGGCLSFESKPNDLTTFYFDLPIAHQLLISQEKNQIAALESRKRLLVCEDDSDQSNYIKLLLESAGFLVEVANTAKETREMLEKQEYHALLLDLILPDQDGVSFIRELRTNNKTKNLPIIVLSVIAETGRELSNGDAVSIVDWLDKPIDFNKLLFTISKIQKNNRQSKPHILHVEDNKDTQKILEVLLEKYANVTTANNLDEAKKRLQNEKYNLVILDLLLPDGNGADILPLISKYHAPVLVFSDTKLNEDSSKYVSQALLKSSSSNEILLNTIKNLL from the coding sequence ATGGACACTTTTTCTGAATGGTTTCAAACGACTCCAATTCCGGTTGATGTAATAACGGGTCACTATGATGTAAAGTTAGTGATCTTATCCTATATAATCGCCGTTTTTGCTTCTTATGTGGCTTTAAATCTGGTAGGCAGGCTTCGTGCTACAAAAAATAAACATGCGCGAACCTACTGGCTTGCAGGTGGTGCTTTTGCCATGGGGGCAGGAATATGGTCGATGCATTTTGTTGGCATGTTAGCTTTTATCATGCCTATGCCCATGGAGTATGATTTAAGTTGGACGGCAGCCTCCCTAATTGTTGCCATCCTTGCCTCTGCGTTAGCTTTGTTTATTCTACAGAAAAAAGATTATTCCCTTTTGCATTTTGCTTTGGGTGGCTTCATCGTTGGTCTTGCTATATCCAGCATGCACTATATGGGCATGGAGGCAATGAAGGTTCATGTAACGATTCATTATTTACCGACTTTATTTTTTCTTTCTATTCTTATTGGAATTGCTGCCGCAGAAGCGGCTATTTGGCTTGCCTTAGAAAGCAATTATGGTTCAAGTAAAAGACAATTTAATTTAAAAATCATCAGCTCCTTGCTCATGGGACTTGCTATTTGTGGCATGCATTATACAGGGATGTCAGCCGCAGTATTTACCCCTAATTTATCCCATGTGATGATAAACGAAAATGCAGGGATACAACCTAGCTATTTAGCCTTTTTCATTGCAGGCGTTAGTGGATTGATTTGTGCTCTTGCACTGACGGTATCCAATTATTACAAAAAAATGGTCACGGCGATCTCAAATGAGAAGGAATTTCTCAATGCGATGCTGGATAACTTAGAAGATGGGATTATCGCATGTAATGCTGAGGGGCGAATTACTGTCTTGAATCATACGATTCAAAAATACATTAACTCAGACAAGTCAAATAAAAACATCAATAACATCTTGGATTATTTTAGTCTTTACACGACCAATAATAATCCCATTAACCCTGAGGATTTTCCTCTTAAACGGGCTTTAAATGGTGAACGAGTGCGCGCTGTTGAACTCCTGATGCATATTAAAAATAATGGGATTCGCAATGTAGTCATTGATGGGCAAAAAATAATTAATTCAGAGGGAAAGAACCTAGGGGCGGTGATTGTAATCCATGATGTTACTGATTTGAAACAAACTGAACGATTAAAGAATGAATTTGTTTCGATAGTGAGTCACGAGTTACGCACACCACTTACATCCATCCGGGGGTCTTTGGGACTTTTAGTAAGTGGGGTTATGGGTAAATTTCCCGAAAAAATAATGAAATTGCTTGCAATAGCCAATAATAACTGTGAACGTCTATTGTTGTTAATAAATGATATTTTGGATATTGAAAAAATTGAAGCCGGAAAAATGGATTTTGAATTAAAGGTAACCAGCTTAAATGAAATAGTTCAGGAATCAATCGATGTTAATAAAATGTATGCTGATAAGTTCGGGGTACAAATTGAATTAATTCCGCCTGAAAAAGAGTATTTAGTCACCGTTGATTCAGGTCGTTTAATGCAAGTTTTGGCCAATTTGGTTTCTAATGCTTGTAAATTTTCTTATGAAAAGGAGAAGATTACCCTAAGTATCCAACAAATTGATTCATCGGTGCGTGTCTCCATTACCAATAAGGGTACGGGAATATCACCTGAATTCCAGCATCGAATTTTTCAAAAATTTTCTCAAGGCGACTCTTCAACGACCCGAGGAAAGGGGGGGACTGGTTTAGGATTAAACATCAGCAAGACCATTATCGAGAAAATGGGAGGATGCTTAAGTTTTGAAAGTAAGCCTAATGATCTCACTACCTTTTATTTCGATTTACCAATAGCACACCAATTGCTTATTAGCCAAGAAAAAAATCAAATAGCTGCCCTAGAGTCTAGAAAGAGGTTACTTGTTTGTGAAGACGATAGTGATCAATCAAATTACATCAAATTACTATTAGAATCAGCGGGTTTTCTTGTGGAGGTGGCAAATACTGCAAAAGAGACACGAGAAATGTTAGAAAAACAGGAATACCATGCGCTCTTGTTGGATCTCATATTACCGGATCAAGATGGAGTTTCGTTTATTAGAGAACTGCGCACCAATAACAAAACAAAAAATTTACCCATTATCGTGCTTTCTGTCATTGCTGAAACAGGAAGAGAATTATCTAATGGTGACGCTGTTTCAATAGTTGATTGGTTGGATAAACCAATAGATTTTAATAAGCTACTGTTCACAATCAGCAAAATACAAAAAAATAACCGCCAAAGCAAACCTCATATATTGCATGTTGAAGATAATAAAGATACCCAAAAAATTTTAGAAGTGCTGCTGGAAAAATATGCGAACGTGACAACCGCGAATAATTTAGACGAAGCAAAAAAAAGGCTTCAAAATGAGAAATATAATTTAGTGATTTTAGATTTATTGTTGCCCGATGGAAATGGTGCCGACATTCTTCCTTTAATATCGAAATATCATGCGCCGGTTCTTGTATTTTCTGATACTAAACTAAATGAAGATTCTTCTAAGTATGTCAGCCAAGCATTGCTTAAATCGAGCTCCTCAAATGAAATTTTATTAAATACGATTAAAAACCTTCTCTAA
- the greA gene encoding transcription elongation factor GreA, producing MSKHPMTVEGAEALKEELQRLKFVDRPRIVEAIATARAHGDLKENAEYHAAREQQSFNEGRIQELEAKLSHAQIIDISKLPNNGKVVFGSTVTVSHIATDAQVTYKIVGEDEADIKQNKISYSSPMGRALIGKELDDSVIVNTPGGMVEYEIIDVQYV from the coding sequence ATGAGTAAACACCCCATGACAGTAGAAGGTGCGGAAGCACTGAAAGAAGAATTACAACGTTTAAAATTTGTTGATAGACCTCGTATCGTTGAAGCGATTGCTACAGCACGGGCTCATGGTGATTTGAAAGAAAACGCCGAATATCATGCTGCTCGCGAACAGCAAAGTTTTAATGAGGGCCGTATTCAGGAGTTAGAAGCAAAATTATCACATGCACAAATAATTGATATCAGTAAATTACCTAACAATGGCAAAGTAGTTTTTGGTTCTACTGTTACCGTCAGTCATATAGCAACAGATGCGCAAGTTACTTACAAAATCGTTGGTGAAGATGAAGCTGATATTAAACAGAATAAAATCTCTTACAGCTCTCCTATGGGTCGTGCCTTAATTGGTAAAGAATTAGATGACTCAGTCATTGTTAACACGCCAGGCGGTATGGTGGAATACGAAATTATTGATGTGCAGTACGTTTAA